The following nucleotide sequence is from Lysobacterales bacterium.
AAATACGGTGGCAACAACTGCCCGAGCTACCCGAGCGAAGGCGATGCCCGCTACGTGCTGGAATTGAACGCCGGTGTCGGTGCCGCGCTGTCGCTTCAGTCGGGCGATGTGATCACCTTGCCGGGCAATCTGAACAAAGCGCGCTAGCTTGCTTGACGCCCGACCGCGACGCCCCTATCAAGCGGTCATGGACACCACACTCGCCGCTTTGGACGCCCAGGCCAGCTGGCAATTCCTCCGCAGTGCCCGCGATGAGGACATCCCCTTGCTGTGGGCGGCGCTGCAGATCGCCCGCGACGAATATCCGGCCCTCGATCCGGTCGCCTACGAAGCGGTCGCCACGGCACATTCACAGGCGCTGCGCGCACGCATCGGCAACAGCACCGATTCGCTCGACGCGCTGCGCGCACTGCACGGCCTGCTGTTCGAGGAGCAGGGCTTCAGCGGCAACGACCAGGACTACTACGACCCGCGCAACAGTTACCTCAACGAGGTGATCGAGCGCCGCACCGGCAACCCGATCGCGCTTGCGGTGCTGGAACTCGACCTCGCGCGCCGCGTTGGGCTGCCGCTGCAAGGCGTCTCGTTTCCGGGCCATTTCCTGATTCGCCTGCCGGTCGACAACGGCCTGCTCGTGCTTGACCCATTCAACAAGGGCCGCTCGCTTGATGCCAGCGAGTTGCGCGTGCGCGCCAAACCGCACGTCCCGGGTCGCTCGGTCGACGACGAACAGCTCGGGCGCATGCTGGAACCCGCGCCCACCCGCGCCATCCTGACCCGCATGCTGCGCAATCTGCGCCAATGCTACGTGGAACGCGAGGAATTCGAACGCGCGCTGCGCTGTGCCGATCGCATCGTCTGGCTCGACGATCGCGACCCGGACGAGATCCGCGAACGCGGCCTGCTCTACGCGCGCGTCGGCCATGTACAGGCCGCGCGCGAGGACTTGCGGACCTATCTCGCGGCGCTGCCGCAGGCCGAGGACAACGAACGCATCCGCCAGATCCTGGTCGAGCTGGGCGGACGCGGGGGGCGCCTCAACTGACCTCGGTCATTTCGAAGTCGGCCTTGCCGACGCCACAATCCGGGCATACCCAATCTTCGGGAACATCGTCCCAGCGCGTGCCAGGCGCGAAGCCTTCTTCGGGCAAGCCTTTCGCCTCGTCGTACAGGAAACCGCAGACCACGCAGACGTAGACGCGGAACGGCGTATCGGCAGCCACACTCATCTTTCGATTCCGGAAACGAACAAGGGCGACATTGTGGCAGGCAGCAGCAACCAGCGTCACCGCGTTCGCGGCGTCTATCTGCTGACGCGCGAGATGGCGGACACCGCGACCCTGTGCACAGGCGTCGAAGCGGCATTGCGCGGCGGCGTGCGCCTGCTGCAATACCGCGACAAGAGCGGTAACGCGACGCGCCATCGCGAACAATCACGGGCGCTGCGCGACCTGACGCAACGCCATGGCGCACTGCTGATCATCAACGACGATGTCGCGCTCGCCGCCGACTGTGGCGCGGATGGCGTACACCTCGGCGAACACGATGGCGCCGTCGCTGCGGCGCGTGCGGCGCTCGGCACGCACGCGATCATCGGCACCTCCTGCTACGACGATCTCGTCCGGGCCGAAGCCGCTGCGCGCGCGGGTGCCGACTACCTCGCCTTCGGTGCGTTCTTCGATTCCTCCACCAAGCCGGCGGCACGCCGCGCCGACGTGACCTTGCTGCACCAGTCTGAACGCTTCGGATTGAACCGGGTGGCGATCGGCGGCGTGGATGCGCACAATGCCGGCCCGTTGATCGTCGCCGGCGCCGATGCCATCGCCGTGCTCGGCTCGATCTGGGATGCGCCGGACATCGAAGCCGCCGCCCGCGTCCTCACCGACCTGTTCCCATTTCCGGAGTCCCCATGAACCGCAATGCCGACCTGTTTGCCCGCGCCCAGCAGTTGCTGCCCGGCGGCGTCAATTCCCCGGTGCGCGCGTTCAAGTCGGTCGGTGGCGAACCGTTCTTTGCGGTGCGTGCCGAAGGCCCGTATCTGTGGGATGCCGACGGCGAGCGCTACATCGACTACATCGGCTCCTGGGGCCCGATGATCCTCGGTCACGCCCATCCGGATGTGCTGGATGCAGTCGTGCGTACCGCCGCGCACGGACTTTCGTTCGGCGTGCCGAATCCGCTCGAAGTGACCATGGCGGAACGCCTGGTCGAGCGCGTGCCCGGCCTGGAGATGGTGCGCATGGTCAATTCCGGCACCGAGGCGACGATGTCCGCCATCCGTCTGGCACGTGGCTACACGAAGCGCACGCGCATCGTGAAGTTCGAAGGCTGCTATCACGGCCATGGCGACGCCTTCCTGGTCAAGGCCGGTTCGGGCGCGTTGACACTGGGCCTGCCGAATTCGCCGGGAGTGCCGGCCGCACTCGCCGACCTGACCCTGACCCTGCCCTACAACGATTTCGATGCCGCCGAGCAATTGTTTGCGCAACACGGCACCGACGTCGCCTGCCTGATCGTCGAGCCGATCGTCGGCAATGCCAATCTGATCCTGCCGCGACCGGGCTATCTCGAGCATCTCCGTGAACTGTGCACTCGCCATGGTGCCTTGCTGATCTTCGACGAAGTGATGACCGGCTTCCGCGTCGCGCCCGGCGGTGCGCAAGACCTCTATGGCATTCGTCCCGATCTGTCGACCTTCGGCAAGATCATCGGCGGCGGCATGCCGGTGGGCGCCTACGGCGGTCGTCGCGAGATCATGCAGATGATCGCGCCGAGTGGCCCGGTCTATCAGGCCGGCACCCTGTCCGGCAATCCGGTGGCGATGGCCGCGGGCCTCGCCACCCTCGACCTGCTGGCCGAGCCCGGTTTCTACGCACGACTGGAAGCGCAGACGAACGCGCTGTGCGACGGACTCGAAGCGGCCGCAGCGGAAGCCGGCGTCGCGTTCAGCACCAATCGCGTCTGCGGCATGTTCGGCCTGTACTTCACGCATGAACACGTCGAAACCTATGCCCAAGCGATCGCCAGCGACAGTGCACGCTTCAACCGGTTCTTCCACGCCATGCTGGAACGCGGCGTCTACTTCGCGCCGTCGGCATTCGAAGCGGGCTTCATGTCGATCGCGCACAGCGACGACGTGATCGAGGAGACGCTGGCGGCCGCGCGCGAAGCCTTCGCCCTGATCGCCTGAATCAGCCGCGCGCCGACCCCGCGCGCCGCCATGCCAGCATCTCCGCGACCGGCATCGGCCGGGCCAGATGGAAGCCCTGCGCGTAGCGGCAACCGATGGCACCCAGGGTTTCCGACTGACGCGCGTTCTCGACGCCATGGCCGATCGTGGTCAACGCCATCGCCCGACCGAGCCCGAGCAGGGCTTCGACCAGCGCGCGCGCCGCCCGCTCGTTCGGCGCACCAAGGCGCGCGACGAAATGGCGCGAGATCTTCATCGTGTCGAAGGGCAGGCGCTCGATCGTGGTCAGCGCCGCTTCGCCGATGCCGAGATTGTCGATCGACAGGCGCACCCCGAGGTCCTTGAGTTGCATCAAGGCCGGTCGCAACTGCTCGCCACGACGCTCGCCGATGCGTTCGTCGAACTCCAGCACCAGGCGTTCGGCCGGCCAACCGTTCGCGGCCAGCATCGCGGCGAGATCGCGCACGAAATCGACGTCTTCGAGTTGCAGTACCGAAATGTTGACGGTCAGCAACAGCGCCGGCGCATCGAGTTCTGCGGCGAGACGGCCGGCATCGCGCAGCGCATGCACCAGGACATGGCGGCCGAGTGCGTCGATCAGGCCGGCCTCTTCAGCCGCAGCGATGATGTCACCCGGCGCCAGCGGCTCGTCGCCCTGCGACCAGCGCAGCAACGCCTCGACCCCGATCAGCGCGCCATCGTCGAGCGCGACGATCGGCTGGTAGTGCAACGCGAATTCGTCGCGTGCCAATGCCCGCCGCAGCGCCTGATGCAGTTCCAGCCGAGTGCCGACAGCCTGCTGCATGGCCGGCTCGTACACCGCAACGCGCGCCCTTCCACCGCTCTTGGCCTTGTACACGGCGAGGTCGGCATTGCGCATCAGCGCGTCGGCGCTGTCGCCATCCTGCGCGAACGCGACGCCGACACTGGCGCCGATCACGGTCGGTCGCGCATCGACCACCAGTGGCATCGACATCACGTGCAACACGCGCCCGGCCACGCCGATGACTTCGTTCTGCGAACCGGCATCCTCCAGCAACACCGCGAATTCGTCGCCACCGAAGCGCGCGACGGTATCGACCGCGCGCACGGTATCGACCAGGCGTTGGCCGATCAGCCGCAGCAGATGATCGCCGGCGAGATGGCCCAGCGACTCATTGATCAGCTTGAAATGATCGAGGTCGAGAAAGAGCACGGCGACACTGCCACCCAGGCGCCGTCGTCGCACCAGGGACTGCATCAGGCGATCGATGAACAAGGCACGATTGGCCACGCCGGTGAGCGGATCGTGCAGCGACTGGTGGCGCAAGCGCTCTTCCAGCGCCACCCGCTCGCTGATGTCGCGCACGTTCACGACCAAGCCCTGCACGGCGGCGTCGTCGAGCTGGTTCGAGAGCGCGTTCTCGCAGGTCAGCCACTGATCGTCGGCGCGGGCGATGCGCCATTCGACCGTGGTGTCACCACCGCCGCGGCGGATCTCGTCGAGCGCCGTGCGTGCCCGCATCTGGTCGGCGGGATGAATCAGGTCCAGCAAGGCCGCCCCGACCGCCGGCGTGGTCGCATTGAACAGGCGCGCCGTGCCGGGACTGGCGTAGCGCACGCGCAAGTCCGGGCCGAGCAGGAAAATGGCTTCTGCCGATCGCGATACCAGGGCCGCCAGCCGGCGCTCGGCGAGCTGGCGCGTGTCGGCAAGGGCCTGGTCCTGATGGCTGCGCGCCGCCAGCCACTGGCGCAGGAACACGGTGCCGGCGAGCGCCGCGCCGATCAGTGCCAACGGCACCAGGTCGCGCGCTTCCGACAGGATCCCGACCACCAGGACGCCCATGCCGGTGGCGATCGCGAGATACGGCATCAGGCGCGTGAATTCACGCGACAGATACGTACCACGCACGAAATCCGCGTGACGCTTGCCTCGCCAGGCCATTTCGGTGGCGGCCAGGAACAGGCAGGCGCCGATCAACCAGCCCAGATCGCCGAGGTCACCGGTGTCGTAGTTTTCGAGCAGGGCCAGGATCGACCAGGCCGAGTCGGCACAGAGATAAAGCGCGATTGCCGCACACAGCAATTGGTAGGGCCGACGCTCGACGCCTTCGGGCAGGCGCATCATCAGGCTGGCCACGCCGAACAGGGTGATCGCGCCGAGGAACGGGTAGAGGGTCAAGGTCAGCACCTGCAGCAGGCCATGCGGCCCGCTGTGGTCATCGAGAATCGGATGCACCACGAATTCGGCCAGCAGCATCGCGCCGGCCAGACCGACTGCAACGACATCGAGCGCGAACAAGGGGCGTTCGGCACGGGTCTGAGAGGGCGGCGTCAACAGCAACAGCCCGGCGAACATCGCGATGAAATAGGCGTAGAACGGCAGGTTGACCCAGTTGTAGGTCGGGTCGATGCCGAGCACCGCCTCGTACCAGCCGAAAGCGGCGAAACCGAATCCGTCGCACAGCAGCGCCAGTGCGACCAAAGCCCAGCCGCGACGCTGACGCGAATCAAGATGGGCTAGGCGCGCCAGGCGGGCGGCGTAGACCGCTGCAAGCAGCACCGGCGGCACCGTGGCCCAATTGCCGATGGCCAGTCGCAACGCCGGCGGAAGCGCGATGCCGAACATCAACAGCAGCCACAGCAGCGGCAGCGCGAACATCGCCGTGGCCACCGGTCCCGGCCGCGTAGCCGCAACACGCTTCAGGGCGAACGCTTCAGCCATCGCGGACGCCATCGTCGCTGAGCGCACGCAGGGCATCGGCATGCTGCTCCCAATGTTCGCCGTCGAAGGGCGTGACCGTCAGCTTGCGCACGCTGCCGCGATCGAGCGCGCGCACGTTCACGTCGATGCCATCGGGATTCGAGCGCGGCACATAAAAACCCTTGACGCCGCAGACGCGGCAGAACAAGTGGCGCGCGACCCCGGTGCCGAAGCGGTATTCGGTCAGCTCGGACTCGCCGGCCATCAGCCGGAATGCCGAACGCGGCACGATCAGATGCAGAAAACCGCTGAGCCGGCACATCGAGCAGTTGCAATCGAGCGCCTCGATCTCGGCCGGCGCCTCGACTTCAAAGCGCACGCGCCCGCAGTGGCAAGCCCCACGATGCGTCACGACGTCTGGATTTGCGCTCATGCGTGCATACATCGGACAGGCTGCACCCCGCAGCATCGGGATTGTCGCTCATGGATCCGGCCATTGGATATGCATTCGCACTGGTCTTCATCCTGGTCGGGCTGGCCGGCATGGTGCTGCCCGCCCTCCCGGGCGTGCCGCTGGTATTCGCCGGCCTGCTGCTCGCGGCCTGGAGTGACGGTTTCCAGCATGTCGGCGGCTTCACCGTACTGCTGCTCGCGGCCTTGACCCTGTTCGCGGTGGCAGCGGACCTGGTCGCGAGCGCATTTGGCACGCGCCTGGCAGGCGCCAGTGCCTGGGCGTTCGCCGGTGCCGGCGTCGGCGCCGTCATCGGCTTGTTCTTCGGCATCCCCGGCGTGCTGCTGGGGCCGTTTCTCGGTGCATTGCTCGCGGAATGGCTGGTGTTCCGCAATCTCGGGCGAGCGGCCAAAGCCGGCGGTGGCGCCGCAATCGGCCTGCTGATCGGTGTCGCCGTGAAGATCGCCGTCGTGTTCACGATGCTCGGCGTGTTCGCGCTGGCCTGGTGGATCGACTGATCAGCGACCGCTCTCCGAAAGGCGTCCGCCCAGCCACGGCAAGAGGTGCTCCAGCGCCATCGGCTGAGCCAGGGCGGTGCCGATGCCGTAGAGGCAACCGAGCTCGCTGAGTGCGTCGCGAATCTCCGGGGTGTCGACGCCGGTCGCGATAGCGCGTGCACCGAGTGCTTCGGCCAGCGCCACGACGCCGCGCACCAGCGTGTGGCCACGCCCCCCCACCTGCAGCCCCTGACTCAAGCCACGCGACAGGATCAGCGCATCGAACAGCGGTTCGTGCAGCGCCGCGAGCGATGAAGCGCGACTGCCGAAACGCGCCAGTGCCAGACGCACGCCGATGCCGCGCAACTGCCTGAGCGGCCGCAAGGCCAGTTCGCTGTCTCCGCCAAGCGCTTCTTCGCTGACCGCGACCATCAGGTTCACGGCCGGCATCCCGAGCTGGTCGAGCAGGGCGGATACACGCGCGACCAACCCGGCTTGCTGCAGATGCCGGGCGTCGAGCGGAATCAGCAGCGATAGCGCCCCGGCGGCCGGCTGATAGCGCATCAGGTTCGTGTACTCGCGTTGCGCCGTGGCCAATACCCATTCGCCCAACCGGAATGCGACATCGGCGTCGTGCACCACTTCGCGCAAGCGTTCGATCGGAAACGGCGCCGTCGCCGGATCACGCCAGCGCAGACGCGGCCGCAGCGCGATCGGATAACCGTCGACCAGACCGACGATCGGCTGCAACTGCACGGTGAAGCGATCGTTGTCGAGCGCGTCCGGCACCGCCGCCTGCAGCGCCAGGCGTTCGACCACGCGTGCATGCAGGGCCGGCTCGAAGATGTGATATCGATTCGGACCGGCCTGCTTGGCCGTGCTCACGGCCGTGTCGGCGTCGCGCAGCAAGTCGTCGGGACTGGCGCCGTCGCGTCCCACCGCGACGCCGATGCCGGCGCTCAGGCGCAGGCTGTGGCGCCCGATCCGGAACGGCCCCTGGAAACTCGCGAGCACGCGCTCCAGACGTGTGTTCAACAGGCCCGGATCGCCGACATCGTCCAGCATCATGGCGAATTCGTCGGCACCGAGGCGGGCCAGCGAATCGCCGCTGCGCAGGCTGCTCTTCAAGCGCTCGGCGACCAGCACGATGACCTGATCGCCGGTGGCATGGCCGAGACTGTCGTTGATCAAGCGGAACTGATCGAGATCGAGCACGGCGACGGCAACCCGATGCCCGTCGCGCCGCGCATGGCTGTCCGCGCGCCCGACCCGGTCGAGGAACAACTCTCGGTTCGGCAACTGTGTCAGCGCATCGTGCAGCGCCTCGTGCTGCATCTGCTCCTCGAGCCGGTGGTGTTCGGTCACATCGCGCACGTTCAGCACGACGCCCGCAAGGTTGGGATCATGGCGTTCGTCGGTCACCGTCGTTTCGGTCTGGGCATGGCTGCCGTTGTCGGCGGCAAAACGCAGCATCAACTTGCCGCCGCGACGACCGGTATCGCGGTCGAGCCCGGCGAGCAGGGTTCGCAAGGACTCGGCATCGTCGGGCGGCAGGAAATCGGTGATCGGCAGACCGATCAGCCGGACCGGCCGGGTCGCCAGCAGGCGCAGCGCGGACGGACTGGCATAGACGATACGGAAATCCTGGTCGAGCACGAAGATGCCGTCGGCGGCATTTTCGATCAGCTTGGCGAGCCGGCTTTCACTGGACAGTCGCGTGCGCTCGCTGAGCAAGCTGGCGTTCTCGCGGCTGGCCAGGGTCTGGCGTGCGACGACGCAGGCGATCAGCACCGCCCCCCAGGCCAGCAGGCTGGGCAGCGCATCGCTTCGCATCGGACCAGCATCGATGGCGACGGCCGCGATCAGCGCATAGCCGGCCGCCAACGCCAGGTAGGGCAACGCCGCAAAGCGACCGATCCGTTCGCCGCGGCGCTCGTTGAAGGCATGCGCGCGCCGCCGCGCGGTGTCGGCCATCAGCACGAAGCACAGCGCCTGCGCGAACCAGAGCAGTTCGGCGAACACGCCGGACGCACCCGCGAGCAACTGCAGCAGGATCCAGACCAGGTCGCCCGCGAGACTGGCCGCGAGGGCGAGGCCGAGCAGCAGATAGACGCTGCGCGTCGGCCCGGTGGGCAGGCGCAACCACACGGTGGCGATGCCCACCAGGGTCAACAGGTCGCCAACCGGATAGGCAATGGCGACCCAGGCGACGAGCGGATCGGCATGGCTGTTCGCAATCAATGCGGGACGAATGCCGAGATGCCAGACGAACATGCCGCCGCCGACCGCCACGGTGGCGCAATCGAGCAGGAATTTGGCGAGGTCGCTGCGGCCGCTGAAGACCCGCGGCAATTGCAGCAGACCGGCCAGCATGAGCGGGAAATAGCTCAGATAGAAGGCATCGGAGAGGCCGAGCACGGGATTGGGGTCGCCGTGCAGGCTGGTCAGCGCGCGATTCGCTTCACCGAGGAAGATCGCGGCAATCGCTGCCCCGATGCACAGCCAGGAGCGGCGGACCCGTCCGGGGTGCAGGTGCGCCAGGGCGTGATGCAAGACCAGGGTGGCGGCGACCAGCAGCAAGACCGCACGCATCAGGGCATAGACCACTTCCGGACGCGGCGTACCGGCCAAGGCCGGCAGCAATACGAAGGCTAGCCACAGGATCGCCACCAGGCACGCGAACACGCTCGCGCGATAACCGCGCAACAGCCCGACGGGCTCGCTCCGATTCGTGCTCCGGTCTGCGTCCTGCTGCGTCGCATGTGCCATCGGCTGCCTCCTGCCAACCTGTCCGATGGTGCCATCAGCGCCGGTCAGGGCCAATCACATGGGCGATCCCACGGCGGTCAATCTTTGTGCTGCATCGGGGCGGGCCGATCAGGCGGCGGGTGCGGCGCCGATCAGTTGCCGGATCAACGCCGCGATCTCGTCCTTGCCGCCGGTCACGGTCATGAACGTGTCGCGGGTGAATGCCGTGCCGAAGGTGACCGCGTATTCGACGCGATCGTTGCCGTCCTCATCCATGCTCGGATACGAATCCGGCTTGCTGACATAGGCGATGCGGTTGGCGTCGATGATGTTGCCGTTCGGCAATTTGACCCAGCGGGCGGCCATGGCGAGTCCTCGTGATCAGGTTGGCGATCAGGCGAGCATAGCGCCGCGATCACTCAATCGGCCGCATCCGCGGCGGCCAGCAGATTCAGGCTGAAGCCGGCGACGTTCACGAAGAAGTCGGGATCGATCGCCGCGTAGGTATCCGTCGGTCGATGGTAATCGGCGTGATCGGGAACCCCGAGGTAGAGGAAGGGCACGCCCGCATCGTGGAATGGACCGTGGTCCGATGCCGACACCCAATCATCCGGGTCCCAGAACGGGCGTGGCTGGTCGTGGCCATAGAGCACGACGATGGGCGCATGGGCACGCAGCGGATCGGTCAACGCCTTCAGCTCCGGATGTTGCCAGGTGCCGGTGACGAACAGTTCGTGGTCGACACTGCGCGAGAGCATGTCGAGGTTGAGGACGAGCCGGATCTGCCCGATCGGGACCAGACCGCTGGCAACGAAGTGCCGGGCGCCGGCGAGGCCGGTTTCCTCGCCATCGAACAACGCAAATACGACGCTGTGGCGGGGCGGATGCGCGCGCAGACGGGCGGCGGCCGCCAACACGGTCGCGACGCCCGAGGCATTGTCGTCCGCACCCGGATACATCTGGCCGCCGCGCTCGCCGAGATGGTCGTAATGCGCGCTGAGCACGAGGTAGTCATCGGGCCGCTCGCGGCCGCGAATCACGCCGAGCAGATTGACGCCATGCGTCTCGATGCCGCCAGTCCAGAACTGGCGGATACGCCGGCGCGTGAACGTGAACGGCTGGCGATAGTCCGGCACCATCGGCGCGATGCCGATCTGACGCAATCGTGCGACCAGATGTTCCTGCGCCAGGCGTCCGCCCGCGGTATCCACTCGCCGTCCGGCATACTTCGGCGACGCCAGTTCACGGACATCGCCGAGCAGGGTCTCGCGATCCAGCACATTCCCGGACGGATGCACGGTCCGCTCCGCCAGCATCGCCCGCTGACCCGGCCAGTTTTCACGTTCCGGCGAGAACGAATGCGCGTAGATCACCCCCGCAATGGCCACGACCAAGGCCAGGACCAGCACCCGTTTGAGACGTCGCCACAACCACGCGCGCACACGCTGCCCACGCGACCGCTCCACGATGACCTGCATCCCGATCTCCCGCAAACCGCCACCTTAGCCGGCTTCCATGCCCGCCTTCATCCGCCGGAAGTCTCGCCGCCTCGATATGCTCGCCCCAACCTCAGGAGCGCGCCATGACCATCACCCCGATCTACGCCGGCCTGCTGGCCATCGTCTACTTTCTGCTGAGCTGGCGCATCATTTCGATGCGCGGTCCCGGCGGACCGAGCTTCGGCGACGGCGGCGATCCGGTGCTGCTGCGGCGCATCCGCGCCCATGGCAACTTCGCCGAGTACGTGCCGTTCTTGCTGATGATGATCGCCCTGCTCGAACTCGGCCATCAACCCGCCTGGCTGCTGCACGGCCTCGGCGCGACCCTCGTCATCGCGCGCCTGCTGCATGGATACGCGCTGTCCTTCACCGCCGGCTTCAAGTTCGGCCGCTTCTGGGGCACGGCACTCACCTTCCTGCTGCTGCTCGTCTGCGGTGGACTGTGCCTGTGGCAAGCCTATGCCGCATACGCCGCCTGAGCGGCCATGAGTCGCGCGATCACCGCCGCGGTCGCATCGGCGGTGGTGGCGCTGCCCCCGAGATCGCGGGTGCGAATGCCATCGCGGATCGCTGCGTGCACGGCGGCTTCCAGCGCCACTGCGGCTTCCGGCGCACCCAACGATTGCCGCAACATCATCGCCGCACTCTGGATCGTGCCGTAGGGATTCGCGAGGCCCTGGCCGGCGATATCGGGGGCGGAACCGTGGATCGGTTCATAGACGCCCGGACCCGAATCGCCCAGCGACGCGCTCGGCATCAGCCCGAGCGAACCCGACACCGCCGCGCATTCGTCGGTCAACACGTCACCGAACAGGTTCTCGGTGACGATGACATCGAAGTCGCGCGGGCGACTGACCAGGTACATCGCCATCGCATCGACCAGCAGGTGTTCGAGCTGCACGTCCGGGAATTCGTCGCGAACGACACGCGTGACCACGTCGCGCCACAGTCTTGATGTCTCCAGCACATTGGCTTTGTCGACCGAGGTGAGCTTGCCGCGACGACTGCGCGCAAGCCGCGCGGCGGTGCGCACCACGCGTTCGACTTCGGCCACGGTGTAGGCGCATTCGTCGGTCGCACGCGTATCGCTGCGCGTGCGTTCGCCGAAATAGATGCCGCCGGTGAGTTCGCGCACGACGACCAGGTCGACACCGTCGATGCGCTCGCGCTTGAGCGGCGAGGCATCGACCAGGGCCGGATGCACTTGCAGCGGCCGGATGTTCGCGTACAGGCCGAGCTCGCTGCGCAGCCGCAGCAATCCGGCTTCGGGACGAATCGCCGTCGGCACATTCGCCCACTTCGGACCACCCACGGCACCCAGCAGGATGGCGTCGGCGGCCCGACACGCGGCCAGCACCTGCACCGGAAACGGATCGCCATGGGCATCGATGGCGGCACCGCCGAACGCATGCGCTTCGAAGCTCAGGCCGAGCTGCCGCTGCGCATCGAGTGCGCGCAACACCTCGACCGCGGAAGCCGTGACTTCAGGCCCGATGCCATCGCCACCCAGCACCACGATGTGGCGGCTCATGCCCGCATTCCTTCGAACCGCGCGATCGCATCGGTCCGTGCCAGCAGATAGCCGAGTTCATCGACGCCATCGAGCAGGCATTGCCGCGCAAAGGCGTTGATCGTGAAGTCGATCGGCGCTTGGCCGATCCGTCCGATCCGTTGCGCGCGCAGATCGATCGTCAATGTCTCGCCCGCGGCGGCGAGCAGGCTCGCGTGCTCGGCGGGCGAGACGACGATCGCGAGCAGCCCGTTCTTCAACGCGTTGCTGCGGAAGATGTCGGCGATCGCGGTGCTGATCACGGCGCGGATGCCGGCATCGAGCAGGGCCCAGGGCGCGTGCTCGCGCGAGGAGCCGCAACCGAAGTTGTCACCGGCGATCAGGATGCCTGCGCCTGCGTTCTCCGGGCGGTTCAGCGCAAATTCCGGGTTCGCGCTGCCGCCCTCGCGCCAGCGCCAATCCTGGAAGGCATGCCGACCGAGGCCGGCCCGCGACGTGGTGGTGAGGAAGCGCGCCGGAATGATCTGGTCGGTATC
It contains:
- a CDS encoding rubredoxin; protein product: MSVAADTPFRVYVCVVCGFLYDEAKGLPEEGFAPGTRWDDVPEDWVCPDCGVGKADFEMTEVS
- a CDS encoding GFA family protein, which encodes MSANPDVVTHRGACHCGRVRFEVEAPAEIEALDCNCSMCRLSGFLHLIVPRSAFRLMAGESELTEYRFGTGVARHLFCRVCGVKGFYVPRSNPDGIDVNVRALDRGSVRKLTVTPFDGEHWEQHADALRALSDDGVRDG
- a CDS encoding tetratricopeptide repeat protein, coding for MDTTLAALDAQASWQFLRSARDEDIPLLWAALQIARDEYPALDPVAYEAVATAHSQALRARIGNSTDSLDALRALHGLLFEEQGFSGNDQDYYDPRNSYLNEVIERRTGNPIALAVLELDLARRVGLPLQGVSFPGHFLIRLPVDNGLLVLDPFNKGRSLDASELRVRAKPHVPGRSVDDEQLGRMLEPAPTRAILTRMLRNLRQCYVEREEFERALRCADRIVWLDDRDPDEIRERGLLYARVGHVQAAREDLRTYLAALPQAEDNERIRQILVELGGRGGRLN
- a CDS encoding EAL domain-containing protein gives rise to the protein MAEAFALKRVAATRPGPVATAMFALPLLWLLLMFGIALPPALRLAIGNWATVPPVLLAAVYAARLARLAHLDSRQRRGWALVALALLCDGFGFAAFGWYEAVLGIDPTYNWVNLPFYAYFIAMFAGLLLLTPPSQTRAERPLFALDVVAVGLAGAMLLAEFVVHPILDDHSGPHGLLQVLTLTLYPFLGAITLFGVASLMMRLPEGVERRPYQLLCAAIALYLCADSAWSILALLENYDTGDLGDLGWLIGACLFLAATEMAWRGKRHADFVRGTYLSREFTRLMPYLAIATGMGVLVVGILSEARDLVPLALIGAALAGTVFLRQWLAARSHQDQALADTRQLAERRLAALVSRSAEAIFLLGPDLRVRYASPGTARLFNATTPAVGAALLDLIHPADQMRARTALDEIRRGGGDTTVEWRIARADDQWLTCENALSNQLDDAAVQGLVVNVRDISERVALEERLRHQSLHDPLTGVANRALFIDRLMQSLVRRRRLGGSVAVLFLDLDHFKLINESLGHLAGDHLLRLIGQRLVDTVRAVDTVARFGGDEFAVLLEDAGSQNEVIGVAGRVLHVMSMPLVVDARPTVIGASVGVAFAQDGDSADALMRNADLAVYKAKSGGRARVAVYEPAMQQAVGTRLELHQALRRALARDEFALHYQPIVALDDGALIGVEALLRWSQGDEPLAPGDIIAAAEEAGLIDALGRHVLVHALRDAGRLAAELDAPALLLTVNISVLQLEDVDFVRDLAAMLAANGWPAERLVLEFDERIGERRGEQLRPALMQLKDLGVRLSIDNLGIGEAALTTIERLPFDTMKISRHFVARLGAPNERAARALVEALLGLGRAMALTTIGHGVENARQSETLGAIGCRYAQGFHLARPMPVAEMLAWRRAGSARG
- the hemL gene encoding glutamate-1-semialdehyde 2,1-aminomutase; this translates as MNRNADLFARAQQLLPGGVNSPVRAFKSVGGEPFFAVRAEGPYLWDADGERYIDYIGSWGPMILGHAHPDVLDAVVRTAAHGLSFGVPNPLEVTMAERLVERVPGLEMVRMVNSGTEATMSAIRLARGYTKRTRIVKFEGCYHGHGDAFLVKAGSGALTLGLPNSPGVPAALADLTLTLPYNDFDAAEQLFAQHGTDVACLIVEPIVGNANLILPRPGYLEHLRELCTRHGALLIFDEVMTGFRVAPGGAQDLYGIRPDLSTFGKIIGGGMPVGAYGGRREIMQMIAPSGPVYQAGTLSGNPVAMAAGLATLDLLAEPGFYARLEAQTNALCDGLEAAAAEAGVAFSTNRVCGMFGLYFTHEHVETYAQAIASDSARFNRFFHAMLERGVYFAPSAFEAGFMSIAHSDDVIEETLAAAREAFALIA
- a CDS encoding thiamine phosphate synthase: MADTATLCTGVEAALRGGVRLLQYRDKSGNATRHREQSRALRDLTQRHGALLIINDDVALAADCGADGVHLGEHDGAVAAARAALGTHAIIGTSCYDDLVRAEAAARAGADYLAFGAFFDSSTKPAARRADVTLLHQSERFGLNRVAIGGVDAHNAGPLIVAGADAIAVLGSIWDAPDIEAAARVLTDLFPFPESP
- a CDS encoding DUF456 family protein, with protein sequence MDPAIGYAFALVFILVGLAGMVLPALPGVPLVFAGLLLAAWSDGFQHVGGFTVLLLAALTLFAVAADLVASAFGTRLAGASAWAFAGAGVGAVIGLFFGIPGVLLGPFLGALLAEWLVFRNLGRAAKAGGGAAIGLLIGVAVKIAVVFTMLGVFALAWWID